Proteins from a single region of candidate division KSB1 bacterium:
- a CDS encoding TonB-dependent receptor, whose product MRYPNHHRGLWLSLALLLVMATAAMAQNGTISGTVKAKAGGESLSGANVAIVGTTMGAATDANGNYTIANVPPGSYRLRVTFIGYEEASQNVRLTAGQTETVNFTLSETSVLGDPVVVSASRRVEKLTEAPASITVVTSSDLAKSSGLTYGEGLQKARGVDVYRTGVDGVGINARGFMTAYSYRMQLMADGKNGMLPGAGLAAGNLLPVARDDIERLETVLGPSSALYGPNAHNGLVNIVTKDPRDSRGTTLTLGGGTRDTRIARLRHAGTAGERVAYKVNGEFTKATDFIKNDPVGRRADGTVVYEDPDPDLESLRLDGSAYLNLLRDTDLIFSYGYSNTNSIGTTNVGRNQIVDWVYQYAQLRLSSKHFFAQGYLTKNDAGRTYAIDNVAALLLANPNLSKEQAIDRIKFIDDSKRYNLEVQGNVDWQGFHLIGGVNHEDSRPVSKGSYLVDTTGFEIKIKQTGFYGQVERELGEHFKVVLAGRYDTHDNYASQFSPRAGLVYKVTGKGSFRLTYNKAFQAPAILQQYLYLPFGSAAGVPIILRGNGRGLTLANGGQITPLDVERNETFEAGYKGLVTNNLTVDINAYSSKYDNFISPLTTVGSPFPPISSTVVKMGDGAITKPEITLTYLNFGEVAIKGVDVGLGYQLNRNLGFWINYSYIDPEDIADNLENDLNGNQVVDVTEYEALSFNTPKKKYNVGIALSNIFTKGTYASLSMRHVDKYDFISGRHRATAARRVPGAWQFVDRGPLGGFETFDLNLSYAMQNGVTINVSATNIFNAPLREMVGSPEIRRIVVGEVKYNFNFVP is encoded by the coding sequence ATGAGGTACCCCAATCATCATCGCGGGCTGTGGCTGAGCCTGGCCTTGCTGTTGGTTATGGCCACGGCCGCCATGGCGCAAAATGGCACCATCAGCGGCACGGTGAAAGCCAAAGCCGGCGGCGAGAGCTTGTCCGGCGCGAATGTCGCCATCGTCGGCACGACCATGGGCGCGGCAACGGATGCGAATGGCAATTACACGATTGCCAATGTTCCGCCTGGCAGCTACAGACTACGGGTGACTTTCATCGGCTACGAAGAAGCGTCGCAAAATGTCAGGCTGACAGCAGGACAAACCGAAACGGTGAATTTCACCTTGAGTGAAACCAGCGTGCTGGGCGATCCGGTGGTGGTAAGCGCCTCGCGCCGCGTCGAAAAACTCACCGAGGCTCCGGCGAGCATTACGGTTGTTACCTCGTCTGATCTCGCCAAAAGCTCCGGCTTGACCTATGGCGAGGGCTTGCAAAAAGCGCGCGGCGTCGATGTCTATCGCACCGGAGTGGACGGTGTCGGTATCAATGCGCGCGGTTTCATGACGGCCTATAGTTATCGCATGCAACTGATGGCCGACGGCAAAAACGGCATGTTGCCGGGCGCCGGCTTGGCCGCCGGCAATTTGCTGCCGGTGGCGCGCGATGACATCGAGCGCCTCGAAACCGTGCTGGGCCCGAGCTCGGCGCTTTACGGCCCGAACGCGCACAACGGCCTCGTCAATATTGTTACCAAAGATCCGCGCGATTCTCGCGGCACGACGTTGACGTTGGGCGGCGGCACGCGTGATACGCGCATTGCACGGTTGCGCCACGCTGGCACTGCCGGCGAGCGGGTTGCCTATAAAGTCAACGGCGAATTTACGAAGGCGACTGACTTTATCAAAAACGATCCCGTCGGCAGACGCGCGGACGGCACTGTGGTTTACGAAGATCCTGATCCGGACCTCGAAAGCTTGCGCCTCGATGGCTCAGCGTATTTGAATTTGCTCCGAGACACGGATTTGATTTTCAGCTACGGCTATAGCAATACGAATTCAATCGGCACGACCAATGTCGGTCGCAACCAAATCGTCGACTGGGTTTATCAGTATGCGCAACTGCGTCTGAGCTCCAAACATTTTTTCGCACAGGGCTATCTGACCAAAAACGATGCCGGCAGAACCTACGCCATTGATAACGTTGCTGCGCTCCTGCTTGCCAATCCCAATCTCTCCAAAGAGCAGGCGATTGACCGCATCAAATTTATTGATGATTCGAAGCGGTACAATCTCGAGGTGCAAGGCAATGTCGATTGGCAGGGCTTTCATCTGATCGGCGGCGTCAATCACGAGGACAGCCGGCCGGTCAGCAAGGGCTCCTATCTGGTCGATACCACCGGCTTTGAAATCAAAATCAAACAAACCGGTTTTTACGGGCAGGTGGAGCGTGAGTTGGGTGAGCACTTCAAAGTGGTGCTCGCGGGCCGCTACGATACGCACGACAACTATGCTTCCCAGTTTAGCCCACGAGCCGGCTTGGTCTATAAAGTGACCGGCAAAGGCTCTTTTCGCTTGACCTACAACAAAGCCTTTCAAGCTCCGGCGATTTTGCAACAATATTTGTATTTGCCCTTTGGTTCTGCTGCCGGTGTGCCGATCATCCTGCGCGGTAACGGGCGCGGCCTGACGCTGGCAAACGGCGGGCAGATCACGCCTTTGGATGTGGAGAGGAACGAAACCTTCGAGGCGGGTTACAAGGGTTTGGTCACGAACAATCTTACGGTGGACATCAATGCATATAGCAGCAAGTACGACAACTTCATTAGCCCGCTGACGACGGTGGGCTCCCCATTTCCGCCGATTTCCAGTACCGTCGTCAAGATGGGCGATGGGGCAATCACCAAGCCGGAAATCACCCTGACCTATTTGAATTTTGGCGAGGTCGCCATTAAGGGCGTGGATGTTGGCTTGGGCTACCAGCTTAACCGAAACCTCGGTTTCTGGATCAATTATTCGTACATTGATCCAGAAGACATTGCTGACAATCTCGAAAATGACCTCAATGGAAATCAAGTGGTCGATGTAACCGAATACGAAGCCCTGAGCTTCAATACGCCGAAGAAGAAATATAACGTGGGCATCGCGCTCAGCAATATTTTCACTAAGGGTACGTATGCATCTTTGAGCATGCGCCATGTCGATAAATACGACTTCATCTCTGGACGGCATCGGGCCACGGCGGCGAGAAGAGTTCCCGGCGCCTGGCAGTTTGTCGACCGCGGGCCATTGGGTGGCTTTGAAACGTTTGATCTCAACCTGTCCTACGCCATGCAAAACGGCGTGACGATCAATGTTTCAGCCACCAATATTTTCAACGCGCCGCTGCGCGAGATGGTCGGTTCGCCGGAGATTCGAAG